Genomic DNA from Nonomuraea rubra:
CGTCGCTGCTGCCCGGCCTGGCCTTCTGGGAGCGCACGGCCTGCGTGATCTGGCCCGGCCTGGAGAAGGCGGTGCGCGACGGCACGCCCGCCACGCCGTTCTACGCGTCGCTGGCCGCCGATCCCGAGCTGTCGCGCTCGTTCCACGCGTGGACGGCGGCGATGGCCGCCCGGCAGGCGCCTGCCACGGCCCGCGCCGTCCCCGTGCCGCGCGGCGCCCGGCACGTGCTGGACGTGGGCGGCGGGCACGGGCTGTTCAGCCTGGCCCTGCTGCGCCGCCACCCCCGTCTGCGGGCCACCGTGATCGACCTGCCGGACGCGCTCGAAACCGCCGCGTCCCACCCCCGGCTGACGCCGCGGGCCGGCTCGTTCCTGGAGGACGACCTGGGCACCGGGTACGACGTCGTGCTGCTGTTCAACATCGTGCACGGGCTGAGCGACGAGGAGGCCGCCCTGCTGCTCCGGCGGCTGGCGGCGGCGCTCAACCCGGGCGGCGTGCTCGTGGTCGGCGACCAGTTCGGCGACAGCCGCATGCCCGGCCGGGCCAGCCGCACCCTGCTGCGCCTGCTGGACCTGAACTACCTGGTCGCGGTGGGCGGCAGGGTGCGCGGGCTGGAGGAGGTGGCGGGCCTGCTGCGGGCGGCCGGCCTCCACCGGATCCGCCACCGCCGCCCGCTCGGCTCCCCCACCACGGAGCTGGCCGTGGCCTGGAAACCAGCGCACCCTTAGCACCCACCACGCCCGCGCACGCCACGACGCCTGTGTACGCCACGACGCCTGTGTACGCCGCTAGAACCCCATCGCGGCCTGCACCTCCCCCAGCGTGCGGACCGCGCGCTCGCGGGCCCGCTCGTTCCCCTCGGCCAGGATCCGCCTGACGTCGCCCTCATCCAGCTCGGCCCGGCGCTTCCTGATCGGCCGCAGGAACTCGTTGACCGCCTCCGTGACCACCCGCTTGAGCGTGACGGCGCCGCCGTCGCCGATCTCCTCGGCCAGCTCGGCCGGCCGGCGATCCAGGCACAGCCCGGCCAGCGTGAGCAGGTTGGCCACCTCGGGCCTGCGCTCCTCGTCGAACGTGATCAGCCGCTCCGCGTCGGTGCGGGCCTTGCGGATGAGGGCGGCGGTCTCGTCCTCGGTCGCCGAGAGCGCGATCGCGTTGCCGCGGCTCTTGCTCATCTTGCCGCCGTCGAGCCCCCTCAGCAGCGGCTGGGCGCCCATCATGGCCTCGGGCAGCGGGAACACCTCGCCGTACCGCTCGTTGAAGCGGCGCGCCACCAGCCGCGCCACCTCCAGGTGCGGGAGCTGGTCCCTGCCGACGGGCACCAGCGTGCCCTTGCAGAACAGGATGTCGGCCGCCTGGTGCACCGGATAGGTGAACATCAGGCCGCTCACGGCCGACTGGGAGCTGTGCGCGATCTCGTCCTTCACCGTGGGGTTGCGCCGCAGCTCGGACACCGACACCAGGCTCAGGAACGGCAGCAGCAGCTGGTTCAGCTCGGGGATCGCGCTGTGCTGGAAGATCGTCACCTTGGCCGGGTCGACGCCGACCGCCAGGTAGTCGAGCAGCAGCTCGGTCGTGTGCCGCCGGATCTCGCCCGGCACGTCGCGGTCGGTGATCACCTGGTAGTCGGCGATCAGCACGTACATGGGATGGAGGTCCTGCAGCAGGACCCGGTTGGCCAGCGAGCCGAAATAGTGGCCCAGATGCAGCGGCCCCGTCGGCCGGTCACCGGTCAGCACCACGTCGTTCATCAGGTCTCTCTCCTCTCAGGATCGTCGCCGTCCTGGAGAGGAACCCTCCGCTTCCGGGGGCCGTCTCGAGGACGGCCCGCGCATGGGAATTCAGCGGCCGTCTGCCGGCCGCCACCACATGCGGAAGCGAGTCATGCTCAAAGGGTACCCGGTTCTTGTGTCGATTCCGTAACCTCTTTACTCCTTTGGCGCGTTCGGCTGCCCCGGAGACCTTGATCTCGCCACTATGGTGCGGTCCCTTTTCCGCCCTCTGGAGAGTTCATGTCTCGACGCACCCTCGCCGGCGGCCTGGCCATAGCCGCGGCGCTC
This window encodes:
- the trpS gene encoding tryptophan--tRNA ligase, which translates into the protein MNDVVLTGDRPTGPLHLGHYFGSLANRVLLQDLHPMYVLIADYQVITDRDVPGEIRRHTTELLLDYLAVGVDPAKVTIFQHSAIPELNQLLLPFLSLVSVSELRRNPTVKDEIAHSSQSAVSGLMFTYPVHQAADILFCKGTLVPVGRDQLPHLEVARLVARRFNERYGEVFPLPEAMMGAQPLLRGLDGGKMSKSRGNAIALSATEDETAALIRKARTDAERLITFDEERRPEVANLLTLAGLCLDRRPAELAEEIGDGGAVTLKRVVTEAVNEFLRPIRKRRAELDEGDVRRILAEGNERARERAVRTLGEVQAAMGF
- a CDS encoding methyltransferase — translated: MPLFYNALEAAAHRLSIVPPMFDYFGAMGLHALVAAARTGIFDALRERPSTGGELAAALNLEPHATGVLLRALAGLGYLRVSRGRYRLTRTARRWLTTGSPTSLLPGLAFWERTACVIWPGLEKAVRDGTPATPFYASLAADPELSRSFHAWTAAMAARQAPATARAVPVPRGARHVLDVGGGHGLFSLALLRRHPRLRATVIDLPDALETAASHPRLTPRAGSFLEDDLGTGYDVVLLFNIVHGLSDEEAALLLRRLAAALNPGGVLVVGDQFGDSRMPGRASRTLLRLLDLNYLVAVGGRVRGLEEVAGLLRAAGLHRIRHRRPLGSPTTELAVAWKPAHP